A stretch of Gymnodinialimonas phycosphaerae DNA encodes these proteins:
- a CDS encoding GNAT family N-acetyltransferase, whose product MTVSEIETNPAGFAAWDALHAMLVAAYAPMSGVIDPPSSMATMTLDDLINKATQEDMFIARQDGILVGCLFGQAMGEAYEVGKLAVDQAYRGQGHARALIEAAATHARAQGHGTLQLYARVELTGNQQAYLRMGFTQAQTFTHPGFDRPTALIFRRAL is encoded by the coding sequence ATGACTGTTTCCGAAATAGAAACAAATCCAGCGGGATTTGCCGCCTGGGACGCGCTCCATGCAATGTTGGTGGCGGCCTACGCACCCATGTCCGGCGTGATTGATCCACCGTCGTCGATGGCCACGATGACCCTGGATGATCTGATCAATAAGGCCACGCAGGAAGACATGTTCATCGCCCGCCAGGACGGCATCCTTGTGGGCTGCCTGTTCGGACAGGCCATGGGCGAGGCCTATGAAGTCGGGAAGCTTGCCGTGGATCAGGCATATCGCGGCCAAGGCCACGCCCGCGCCTTGATCGAGGCGGCGGCAACCCACGCCCGGGCGCAGGGTCACGGCACCCTCCAGCTTTATGCACGCGTCGAATTGACAGGCAACCAACAGGCTTACCTCCGCATGGGCTTCACGCAAGCCCAGACCTTCACCCATCCGGGATTTGACCGCCCCACCGCCCTGATCTTCCGCCGCGCGCTATAG
- a CDS encoding LysR family transcriptional regulator: MDWDKLRIFHAVASAGSLTHAGDTLHLSQSAVSRQIRALEENLDTTLFHRHARGLILTEQGELLFDATRHMTKRLDTASARIRDSEEEVFGELRVTTTIGFGSLWLAPRLPALYEKYPDLKIDLMLEERIMDLPMREADVAIRMKEPSQADLIRRRLMTINMRLYATPSYIEKHGLPESVEDLGNHRLISQNAAAAQVSAGALLVRELLSYDVGSTLSVNNYFGVLQAVIHDLGIGVLPDYLTQDFPDLVRVLPEIESAEVPVFLAYPEELRQSRRIEVFRDFVSEEVIAFRRRQRDAESTPTA, encoded by the coding sequence ATGGACTGGGACAAACTACGCATATTTCATGCGGTGGCATCGGCTGGCTCGCTGACCCATGCCGGCGACACGCTGCACCTGTCGCAGTCTGCCGTCTCCCGCCAGATACGCGCGCTGGAAGAAAACCTCGATACGACGCTGTTCCATCGCCATGCACGCGGTTTGATCCTGACAGAACAGGGTGAGTTGCTGTTTGATGCCACGCGCCACATGACCAAGCGACTCGACACGGCATCCGCACGCATCCGCGATAGCGAAGAAGAAGTCTTCGGAGAGCTTCGGGTCACCACGACCATTGGCTTCGGATCGCTTTGGCTGGCCCCGCGCCTGCCCGCGCTTTATGAAAAATACCCGGATCTGAAGATCGACCTGATGCTGGAAGAACGCATCATGGACCTGCCCATGCGTGAGGCCGACGTGGCGATCCGGATGAAAGAGCCATCGCAAGCCGACCTGATCCGCCGTCGCCTGATGACGATCAACATGCGCCTCTATGCGACCCCGTCCTACATCGAAAAACATGGCCTCCCCGAAAGTGTGGAGGACTTGGGCAACCACCGCTTGATTTCACAGAATGCGGCCGCCGCGCAGGTCAGCGCGGGCGCGCTGCTGGTGCGCGAATTGTTGAGCTATGATGTCGGATCAACACTGTCAGTGAACAATTATTTCGGCGTGCTGCAAGCGGTGATCCACGACCTTGGCATCGGCGTGCTGCCCGATTACCTGACCCAGGATTTCCCCGACCTCGTGCGTGTGCTCCCCGAAATCGAATCCGCTGAAGTTCCGGTGTTCCTCGCCTACCCCGAGGAATTGCGCCAGTCGCGGCGGATCGAGGTTTTCCGCGATTTCGTCAGCGAAGAAGTCATCGCCTTCCGGCGGCGGCAACGGGATGCCGAATCCACGCCGACTGCTTAA